One Streptomyces mobaraensis NBRC 13819 = DSM 40847 DNA segment encodes these proteins:
- the fxsT gene encoding FxSxx-COOH system tetratricopeptide repeat protein — MNTQRYQVGAGAQDRVGEHFTIVFAGFYRPWATWIQHRLESHGHRTTLHRWDPPREVPLEAALGDLLLARGRILLVLSDWFFELGPRREDEWNEALRGIVADNVDRFAAVNLTNRALLPATAVLEPADLWGVGAPEAERRLLARLQLPEGPPRRPLPAGPGARYPNDPPAVWGDVPRRNRRFTGRDDLLNQVQEQLMDADRGTAVCVLVGMSGIGKTQMAAEYAHRFSSDYDVVWWVNSDTRGTQRERFGELAPELQLDVGSEPGERIRALREALRRGEPYKNWLIIFDGWDDTDLVDEILPWGQGHVLITSRNRLWDRYGATVDVPGFQRHESTGYLMRRAPRLTAEQADAVASELGDVPIALVQAAAWLGESDMEVADYLRMVRDGDGVGLADHGEYEGIPTSMITSWSILINRLRETQPHAVELLTLCTSFGAGRIPIGLIRVMPPAQLPDSLGWLVSDLPSWTRALDTLVNYSVFTRESRDLRTTQAHEPGPEQESVHMHRLVHDIVARLTSPEERQLHRRIVRRMIAAADPGNPQDSRLWPRYAELLPHLEPSGALGSHDYRVQETVLNLLRYCMHSGEFRTGVELAEQIRTQWSEMFPPEHPRMVELTTQQGNILRAHGLFRAAYELDRECLERLRALPDTDAGSLMTATSCLAADQRFLGQYTEALQMQREVLNTALELLGPDDYTTLLAQHNLGVGLRLLGRYSEAYDIDLETLRARENQLRARHAATLVSGIACARDLRLMGRYGDALARQELGMRLHIQVLGANHPQTLRARHNLLLCQRRAGSPQDLTGAMAGLLEQMEQVHGRRHYATMGLVVDFGNYAREHGDIRQARELIEEGESGFRTLLGPAHPISTGMLSNTGLVLQAAGERAEALTMFESAYAGLAASLGPDHPWVLGCALNAAAGRNFTGRLESAADLSRDTLRRARTALGQDHPFTLSCEVALAADLRALREHEEAEKVEEDALQRLARTLGAQHPHALSARQRSRPYWDFEPYLG, encoded by the coding sequence ATGAACACGCAGCGGTATCAGGTCGGCGCCGGTGCGCAGGACCGGGTCGGCGAGCACTTCACCATCGTCTTCGCCGGCTTCTACCGGCCTTGGGCGACCTGGATCCAGCACCGGCTGGAAAGCCACGGCCACCGGACGACACTCCACCGCTGGGACCCGCCCCGAGAGGTCCCCCTGGAGGCCGCGCTGGGCGACCTGCTGCTCGCCAGGGGCCGGATCCTGCTGGTGCTCAGCGACTGGTTCTTCGAACTCGGCCCGCGCCGCGAGGACGAGTGGAACGAGGCGCTGCGCGGCATCGTCGCGGACAACGTCGACCGCTTCGCCGCCGTCAACCTCACCAACCGGGCGCTCCTCCCCGCCACCGCCGTCCTGGAGCCGGCCGACCTCTGGGGCGTCGGCGCGCCCGAGGCCGAGCGCCGGCTCCTCGCCCGCCTTCAGCTGCCCGAGGGCCCGCCCCGGCGCCCGCTCCCCGCCGGCCCGGGCGCCCGCTACCCCAACGACCCGCCGGCCGTCTGGGGCGACGTCCCCCGCCGCAACCGCCGCTTCACCGGCCGCGACGACCTGCTCAACCAGGTCCAGGAGCAGCTGATGGACGCCGACCGCGGCACCGCCGTCTGCGTCCTCGTCGGCATGTCCGGCATCGGCAAGACGCAGATGGCCGCCGAGTACGCGCACCGGTTCAGCTCCGACTACGACGTCGTCTGGTGGGTCAACTCCGACACCCGCGGCACCCAGCGCGAGCGGTTCGGCGAGCTCGCCCCCGAGTTGCAGCTCGACGTCGGCTCCGAGCCCGGTGAGCGCATCCGCGCGCTGCGCGAGGCGCTGCGCCGCGGCGAGCCCTACAAGAACTGGCTGATCATCTTCGACGGCTGGGACGACACCGACCTCGTCGACGAGATCCTGCCCTGGGGCCAGGGGCACGTCCTGATCACCTCGCGCAACCGCCTCTGGGACCGGTACGGCGCCACCGTCGACGTACCGGGCTTCCAGCGGCACGAGAGCACCGGCTACCTGATGCGCCGCGCCCCCCGGCTCACCGCCGAACAGGCCGACGCCGTCGCCTCCGAGCTCGGCGACGTGCCCATCGCCCTGGTCCAGGCCGCCGCCTGGCTGGGCGAGTCGGACATGGAGGTCGCCGACTACCTGCGGATGGTCCGGGACGGCGACGGGGTCGGCCTGGCCGACCACGGCGAGTACGAGGGCATCCCCACCTCGATGATCACCTCCTGGTCGATACTGATCAACCGGCTCCGCGAGACCCAGCCCCACGCCGTCGAACTCCTCACCCTCTGCACGTCGTTCGGGGCCGGCCGGATCCCGATCGGCCTCATCCGCGTCATGCCGCCCGCCCAGCTGCCCGACAGCCTCGGCTGGCTGGTGTCCGACCTGCCGAGCTGGACGCGGGCGCTCGACACCCTGGTCAACTACTCGGTGTTCACCCGCGAATCGCGCGACCTGCGCACCACCCAGGCGCACGAGCCCGGACCCGAGCAGGAGTCGGTGCACATGCACCGGCTGGTCCACGACATCGTCGCCCGCCTCACCTCACCCGAGGAACGGCAGCTGCACCGCCGCATCGTCCGCCGCATGATCGCCGCCGCCGACCCGGGCAACCCCCAGGACAGCCGGCTCTGGCCCCGCTACGCCGAGCTGCTGCCGCACCTGGAGCCCTCCGGCGCGCTCGGCAGCCACGACTACCGGGTCCAGGAGACCGTCCTCAACCTGCTGCGCTACTGCATGCACAGCGGCGAGTTCCGCACCGGCGTCGAGCTGGCGGAGCAGATCCGCACCCAGTGGTCCGAGATGTTCCCGCCCGAGCACCCCCGGATGGTCGAACTCACCACCCAGCAGGGCAACATCCTGCGCGCCCACGGCCTCTTCCGGGCCGCCTACGAGCTCGACCGCGAGTGCCTGGAGCGGCTGCGCGCCCTCCCGGACACCGACGCCGGCAGCCTGATGACGGCCACCAGCTGCCTCGCCGCCGACCAGCGCTTCCTCGGCCAGTACACCGAGGCCCTCCAGATGCAGCGCGAAGTCCTCAACACGGCCCTCGAACTGCTCGGCCCCGACGACTACACCACCCTCCTCGCCCAGCACAACCTCGGCGTCGGCCTCCGGCTGCTCGGCCGCTACTCCGAGGCGTACGACATCGACCTGGAGACCCTGCGCGCCCGCGAGAACCAGCTCCGCGCCCGGCACGCCGCCACCCTGGTCTCCGGCATCGCCTGCGCCCGCGACCTGCGCCTGATGGGCCGCTACGGCGACGCCCTGGCCCGCCAGGAGCTCGGCATGCGGCTGCACATCCAGGTCCTGGGCGCCAACCACCCGCAGACCCTGCGCGCCCGCCACAACCTGCTGCTCTGCCAGCGCCGCGCCGGCTCCCCGCAGGACCTCACCGGCGCCATGGCCGGTCTCCTCGAACAGATGGAGCAGGTCCACGGCCGCCGGCACTACGCCACCATGGGCCTCGTCGTGGACTTCGGCAACTACGCCCGCGAGCACGGCGACATCCGGCAGGCCCGCGAGCTCATCGAGGAGGGCGAGAGCGGCTTCCGCACCCTCCTCGGCCCCGCCCACCCCATCAGCACCGGCATGCTCTCCAACACGGGCCTTGTCCTCCAGGCCGCCGGTGAACGGGCCGAGGCCCTCACCATGTTCGAGTCCGCCTACGCGGGCCTGGCCGCCTCCCTCGGCCCCGACCACCCCTGGGTCCTCGGCTGCGCCCTCAACGCCGCCGCCGGCCGCAACTTCACCGGCCGCCTGGAGAGCGCCGCCGACCTCAGCCGCGACACCCTCCGCCGCGCCCGCACCGCCCTGGGCCAGGACCACCCCTTCACCCTCTCCTGCGAAGTGGCCCTGGCGGCGGACCTGCGGGCGCTGAGGGAGCACGAGGAAGCGGAGAAGGTGGAGGAAGACGCCCTCCAGCGCCTCGCCCGCACCCTGGGCGCCCAACACCCCCACGCCCTCTCGGCCCGCCAACGCTCCCGGCCGTACTGGGACTTCGAGCCGTACCTGGGATAA
- a CDS encoding helix-turn-helix domain-containing protein yields MNTAALVRSRRIELGLSQAELATRAGTGQAFVSRVESGKAIPTLPVLQRLAAALECDITVSLTPRR; encoded by the coding sequence GTGAACACCGCGGCCCTCGTCCGCTCCCGGAGGATCGAGCTCGGCCTTTCCCAGGCCGAGCTCGCCACCCGCGCGGGCACAGGACAGGCATTCGTCTCGCGCGTCGAGTCCGGCAAGGCGATACCGACCCTTCCGGTTCTCCAACGCCTGGCCGCCGCCCTCGAATGCGACATCACGGTGAGCCTCACACCCCGCCGGTAG
- a CDS encoding Uma2 family endonuclease: protein MTAATRREIYRQLRSLAEHLTPPAPLSPHVEISDGQIIMMMSPAGRHGLAALRIERQLQPQLPPGIVATTSGDIEAADLGQLRRPDVLVLPEAAMDTDDAIDPEALLAAVEIVSPSNPENDYESKVRHYPRLGIPHYLIVDPRDGTCVHYWAITSKNGVPEYSARVPYTFGDKITISDWVIDTGELPRYNAAPQ, encoded by the coding sequence ATGACGGCTGCGACGCGACGAGAGATCTACCGCCAGCTGCGCTCACTGGCCGAACACCTCACGCCGCCGGCGCCCCTGAGCCCACATGTCGAGATCAGCGACGGCCAGATCATCATGATGATGAGTCCCGCAGGACGTCATGGCCTCGCCGCCCTGCGCATCGAACGCCAACTCCAGCCGCAGCTGCCTCCCGGGATCGTCGCCACCACCTCGGGCGACATCGAGGCGGCCGACCTCGGCCAGCTGCGCCGTCCCGACGTCCTCGTCCTTCCCGAAGCCGCCATGGACACGGACGACGCCATCGACCCCGAGGCCCTGCTGGCAGCCGTCGAGATCGTCTCGCCCTCCAACCCGGAGAACGACTACGAGAGCAAGGTGCGCCACTACCCCCGGCTCGGCATCCCGCACTATCTGATCGTCGACCCTCGTGACGGCACGTGCGTCCACTACTGGGCCATCACATCGAAGAACGGCGTCCCGGAGTACAGCGCCAGGGTTCCTTACACCTTCGGCGACAAGATCACCATCAGCGACTGGGTCATCGACACCGGTGAACTGCCGCGCTACAACGCGGCGCCGCAGTGA
- a CDS encoding SGNH/GDSL hydrolase family protein → MLAAVLLAGTGAVHASDGEPGDRGTHWKVPRLVVMPLGDSITYGVGSSDGSGYRGTLRNRLAKHAGTLDFVGSERSGRLPDPDNEGHPGWQIDDISTNIGTWLPAAKPNVVLLHIGTNDLAYDYGYGVDDAPGRLGELIDRITSAAPDMTVLVSTLVPAGDPRTRKRIDAFNAAVPTVVAERRRRGFHIGHVDMGRLTKQDLIDRLHPNDDGFAKMSDVFYDGIARAAVAGWIRQQVGVKPAPTPKVSPDNRRER, encoded by the coding sequence GTGCTCGCCGCGGTGCTCCTGGCGGGCACGGGGGCAGTCCACGCGTCCGACGGTGAACCGGGGGACCGCGGCACGCACTGGAAGGTGCCCCGCCTCGTGGTGATGCCGCTGGGTGATTCGATCACCTATGGCGTCGGCAGCTCGGACGGCTCCGGGTACCGGGGCACACTGCGGAACCGGCTCGCCAAGCATGCCGGAACGCTGGATTTCGTCGGCTCGGAGCGGAGCGGCCGGCTTCCCGACCCCGATAACGAAGGCCATCCGGGGTGGCAGATCGACGACATCTCGACCAACATCGGCACCTGGCTGCCGGCGGCCAAGCCCAACGTCGTCCTCCTGCACATAGGGACGAACGACCTGGCCTACGACTACGGCTACGGCGTGGACGACGCCCCCGGCCGGTTGGGCGAGCTCATCGACAGGATCACATCGGCCGCCCCCGACATGACCGTGCTGGTCTCCACACTCGTTCCGGCCGGGGACCCCCGTACACGGAAACGCATCGACGCCTTCAACGCCGCGGTGCCGACCGTGGTGGCGGAACGCCGGCGCAGAGGATTCCACATCGGCCACGTGGACATGGGCAGGCTCACGAAGCAGGACCTCATCGACAGGCTCCATCCGAACGACGATGGATTCGCCAAGATGAGCGACGTCTTCTACGACGGAATCGCCCGGGCCGCCGTCGCCGGATGGATCCGGCAGCAGGTGGGTGTCAAACCGGCTCCGACGCCCAAGGTGTCCCCCGACAACCGACGGGAGCGCTGA
- a CDS encoding acyltransferase family protein, with the protein MSSPAPGTLDHGPAESRRTKARRLYALDGLRLIAALMVAAFHLMAYNGPGWTYPVQIVFPDAHAVAYYGWTGVQLFFLISGFVICMSCWGKSVGEFAVSRVTRLYPAYWFAVIAAASALWLFPGVRDAPTLSGLAVNLTMFQDPLGVDRVDSVYWSLWAEMRFYLLFALVAWRGLTYRRLVAFCLGWATAGMLATKVDNGLFRAVVMPEHCWYFIAGIALYLIHRFKPNVLLWGIVAGCFLLGQHFLIAAHASNERYAGVKAPLWPATLLLAAAFLAMAAVAVGMTDRITWRRLPVLGALTYPFYLLHEDIGWIFIRHMEHRMNPYAVLAVLFSAALVASWLVHRWIERPLGRRLRRALNKGFEEMRFYSQPLPSLESPSLDGPVKGSGESSIPH; encoded by the coding sequence ATGAGCTCCCCGGCCCCCGGCACCCTCGACCACGGACCGGCCGAAAGCCGGCGAACCAAAGCACGCAGGCTGTACGCCCTGGACGGACTGCGGCTGATCGCGGCCCTGATGGTGGCCGCCTTCCACCTCATGGCCTACAACGGCCCGGGCTGGACCTACCCTGTGCAGATCGTCTTCCCCGACGCCCACGCCGTCGCGTACTACGGATGGACGGGGGTCCAGCTCTTCTTCCTCATCAGCGGTTTCGTCATCTGCATGAGCTGCTGGGGGAAGAGCGTGGGGGAATTCGCCGTATCCCGGGTGACGCGCCTCTATCCCGCGTACTGGTTCGCCGTCATCGCCGCCGCCTCGGCCCTGTGGCTTTTTCCCGGTGTGCGGGACGCCCCCACGCTCAGCGGTCTGGCGGTCAATCTCACCATGTTCCAGGACCCGTTGGGAGTGGACCGGGTGGACAGCGTCTACTGGTCCCTGTGGGCCGAGATGCGGTTCTACCTGCTGTTCGCGCTCGTCGCCTGGCGTGGGCTGACGTACCGGCGGCTCGTCGCCTTCTGCCTGGGGTGGGCCACCGCCGGAATGCTCGCCACCAAAGTCGACAACGGTCTTTTCCGGGCCGTCGTCATGCCGGAACACTGCTGGTACTTCATCGCCGGCATCGCCCTCTACCTGATCCACCGGTTCAAGCCGAACGTGCTGTTGTGGGGCATCGTCGCGGGCTGTTTCCTGCTAGGCCAGCATTTCCTGATCGCCGCCCACGCCTCGAACGAGCGCTACGCCGGGGTGAAAGCGCCCCTCTGGCCCGCCACGCTCCTGCTCGCGGCCGCCTTCCTCGCGATGGCGGCGGTGGCCGTCGGAATGACCGACCGCATCACCTGGCGCCGACTGCCCGTCCTCGGCGCCCTGACGTACCCCTTCTACCTGCTCCACGAGGACATCGGGTGGATCTTCATCCGGCACATGGAACACCGCATGAATCCCTATGCCGTTCTGGCGGTTCTGTTCTCGGCGGCCCTCGTCGCCTCCTGGCTGGTACACCGCTGGATCGAACGACCTCTGGGACGCCGCCTGCGGCGGGCCCTGAACAAGGGATTCGAGGAAATGCGTTTCTACAGTCAGCCCCTGCCTTCCTTGGAAAGCCCTTCCCTCGACGGCCCGGTGAAGGGATCCGGCGAATCATCCATTCCCCACTGA
- a CDS encoding PQQ-binding-like beta-propeller repeat protein, producing MTAHPPPLTVEADTDAGLWTLSVPGDGLGLPGIAGDAVYVPVGEDQLAAVDARTGRIRWCAGGITEPDAAGAVRAGRAVVVPTAREHSRSGFTALDAATGEVLWKRRKSGLNRPAAAGSAVVLWNDSEDDRSTITGVDGATGETLWEDEYDRIYSLLVRGDLVVLDTASHRALDARTGKEIWHGGGAGTLLAENGPSDAAVFHAWHRFGSLTRHATRTGEELGRVSFPPRVLKPSPYVDPVLVGGGRALFSESFGRRVRVYAYGTERAAWPVADLKLGLRRFSTFRGPAVCVDDWAYVVTWRDRLYGADVTGRRGLRRLATTAPDGTVLKEPKEITAGPRHVFVSGDGTVAGLREGHVLWVAATNRWSHRIVPLGPDRVLFPSTDGRHSHLHCADAETGRRIG from the coding sequence ATGACCGCTCACCCACCGCCCTTGACCGTCGAGGCGGACACCGACGCGGGCCTGTGGACGCTGTCCGTACCCGGCGACGGCCTTGGCCTCCCCGGCATCGCCGGCGACGCCGTGTACGTACCGGTGGGGGAGGACCAACTGGCCGCCGTCGACGCCCGCACCGGCCGGATCCGCTGGTGCGCCGGGGGAATCACCGAGCCGGACGCCGCGGGGGCGGTGCGCGCGGGCAGGGCGGTCGTCGTCCCGACGGCACGGGAACACAGCCGCAGCGGATTCACCGCCCTGGACGCGGCGACGGGCGAGGTCCTGTGGAAGCGCCGCAAGAGCGGACTCAACCGGCCGGCCGCCGCCGGCTCGGCCGTCGTGCTGTGGAACGACTCCGAGGACGACCGGAGCACGATCACCGGTGTCGACGGGGCGACCGGCGAGACGCTGTGGGAGGACGAGTACGACCGGATCTACAGTCTGCTCGTCCGTGGTGACCTGGTGGTCCTGGACACCGCCTCACACCGTGCCCTGGACGCCCGTACCGGTAAGGAGATCTGGCATGGAGGCGGCGCCGGCACCCTGCTCGCCGAGAACGGGCCGAGCGATGCCGCGGTCTTCCACGCGTGGCACCGCTTCGGGAGTCTGACCCGGCACGCGACCCGTACGGGTGAGGAACTGGGAAGAGTCTCGTTCCCCCCACGGGTGCTGAAGCCCTCCCCGTACGTCGACCCCGTCCTGGTCGGCGGGGGCCGCGCCCTCTTCTCCGAGAGCTTCGGCCGCCGGGTCCGGGTGTACGCCTACGGAACCGAGCGGGCCGCGTGGCCCGTGGCCGACCTCAAGCTGGGGCTCCGGCGGTTCTCCACCTTCCGCGGCCCGGCGGTCTGCGTCGACGACTGGGCCTACGTGGTCACCTGGCGGGATCGCCTGTACGGGGCCGACGTCACCGGACGGCGCGGCCTGCGCAGGCTCGCGACGACCGCCCCGGACGGCACGGTCCTGAAGGAGCCGAAGGAGATCACCGCGGGCCCCCGGCACGTCTTCGTCTCCGGCGACGGCACCGTCGCCGGGCTCCGCGAAGGCCACGTCCTGTGGGTCGCCGCCACCAACCGATGGAGCCACCGCATCGTCCCCCTCGGCCCCGACCGCGTCCTGTTCCCGTCCACCGACGGACGACACAGCCACCTGCACTGCGCCGACGCGGAGACCGGCCGCCGGATCGGCTGA
- a CDS encoding multifunctional oxoglutarate decarboxylase/oxoglutarate dehydrogenase thiamine pyrophosphate-binding subunit/dihydrolipoyllysine-residue succinyltransferase subunit, translating into MSPQSPNTSSTSTDQDGQGKSPADVFGPNEWLVDEIYQQYLQDPNSVDRAWWDFFADYKPGKDASSPAAQQDVTGGTAPAAPAAAPQPPAAPAAPAQAPAAPAAAAPAAPAQAAQAAPAAPAAPAAKPAAAPARPAAAKPAAKAAAAPATEAPAGPEYVTLRGPAAAVAKNMNASLELPTATSVRAVPVKLLFDQRIVINNHLKRARGGKVSFTHLIGYAMVQALKLMPSMNYSFTEKDGKPTLVKPEHVNLGLAIDLVKPNGDRQLVVAAIKKAETLNFFEFWQAYEDIVRRARVGKLTMEDFTGVTASLTNPGGIGTVHSVPRLMPGQGLIIGVGAMDYPAEFQGTSQDTLNKMGISKVMTLTSTYDHRVIQGAASGEFLRIMHQLLLGENGFYDEIFEALRIPYEPVRWLKDIDASHDDDVTKAARVFELIHAYRVRGHVMADTDPLEYRQRKHPDLDITEHGLTLWDLERDFAVGGFAGKSMMKLRDILGVLRDSYCRTTGIEFMHIQDPKQRKWIQDRVERGHSKPEREEQLRILRRLNAAEAFETFLQTKYVGQKRFSLEGGESVIPLLDAVLDAAAEARLDEAVIGMAHRGRLNVLANIVGKSYAQIFREFEGNLDPKSMHGSGDVKYHLGAEGTFTGLDGEQIKVSLAANPSHLETVDPVVEGIARAKQDIIGKAGTDFTVLPVQLHGDAAFAGQGVVAETLNMSQLRGYRTGGTVHIVINNQVGFTAPPESSRSSMYCTDVARMIEAPIFHVNGDDPEAVVRVARLAFEFRQAFNKDVVIDLICYRRRGHNEADNPSFTQPLMYDLIDKKRSVRKLYTESLIGRGDITLEEAEQALQDYQGQLEKVFTEVREATSAPATAEVPPAQAEFPVPVNTAISQEVVKRIAESQVNLPENVTVHPRLLPQLQRRAASVEDGTIDWAMGETLAFGSLLMEGTPVRLSGQDSRRGTFGQRHAVLVDRETGEDYTPLLYLSEDQARFNVYDSLLSEYAAMGFEYGYSLARPDALVLWEAQFGDFANGAQNIVDEFISSSEQKWGQTSGVTLLLPHGYEGQGPDHSSARIERYLQLCAQNNMTVAMPTLPSNYFHLLRWQVHNPHHKPLIVFTPKSMLRLKAAASKAEEFTTGGFRPVIGDATVNAADVRKVVFCSGKVYYDLEAERQKRGATDTALIRIERLYPLPGAELQAEIAKFPNAEKYIWAQEEPANQGAWPFIALNLIDHLDLAVGADIPARERLRRVSRPHSSSPAVGSAKRHQAEQAALVAEVFDS; encoded by the coding sequence GTGTCGCCACAGTCCCCGAACACCTCGAGCACTTCGACCGACCAAGACGGGCAGGGCAAGAGTCCTGCTGATGTGTTCGGTCCCAATGAGTGGCTCGTCGACGAGATCTACCAGCAGTACCTCCAGGACCCGAACTCGGTCGACCGAGCCTGGTGGGACTTCTTCGCCGACTACAAGCCGGGCAAGGATGCGAGTTCGCCCGCCGCGCAGCAGGACGTGACCGGGGGTACGGCTCCCGCCGCGCCGGCCGCCGCCCCGCAGCCGCCCGCGGCCCCCGCCGCGCCCGCGCAGGCCCCGGCCGCTCCGGCCGCCGCCGCGCCCGCCGCTCCGGCCCAGGCCGCTCAGGCAGCCCCGGCCGCCCCGGCCGCTCCCGCCGCGAAGCCCGCCGCCGCGCCCGCCAGGCCGGCCGCCGCGAAGCCCGCGGCCAAGGCCGCCGCGGCCCCCGCGACCGAGGCCCCGGCCGGCCCGGAGTACGTGACGCTGCGCGGCCCCGCCGCCGCGGTCGCCAAGAACATGAACGCCTCGCTGGAGCTGCCGACGGCCACGTCCGTGCGCGCCGTCCCGGTGAAGCTGCTGTTCGACCAGCGCATCGTCATCAACAACCACCTCAAGCGCGCCCGCGGTGGCAAGGTCTCCTTCACGCACCTCATCGGCTACGCCATGGTGCAGGCGCTGAAGCTGATGCCGTCGATGAACTACTCCTTCACGGAGAAGGACGGCAAGCCCACCCTCGTCAAGCCCGAGCACGTCAACCTGGGCCTGGCGATCGACCTGGTGAAGCCGAACGGCGACCGCCAGCTCGTGGTGGCGGCCATCAAGAAGGCCGAGACGCTCAACTTCTTCGAGTTCTGGCAGGCGTACGAGGACATCGTCCGCCGCGCCCGGGTCGGCAAGCTGACGATGGAGGACTTCACCGGGGTCACCGCGTCGCTGACCAACCCCGGCGGCATCGGCACCGTGCACTCCGTGCCGCGCCTGATGCCCGGCCAGGGCCTCATCATCGGCGTGGGCGCGATGGACTACCCCGCCGAGTTCCAGGGCACGTCGCAGGACACCCTGAACAAGATGGGCATCTCGAAGGTCATGACCCTGACCTCGACGTACGACCACCGGGTGATCCAGGGCGCCGCCTCCGGCGAGTTCCTGCGGATCATGCACCAGCTGCTGCTGGGCGAGAACGGTTTCTACGACGAGATCTTCGAGGCGCTGCGCATCCCCTACGAGCCGGTCCGCTGGCTCAAGGACATCGACGCCTCGCACGACGACGACGTCACCAAGGCCGCCCGCGTCTTCGAGCTGATCCACGCGTACCGGGTGCGCGGCCACGTCATGGCCGACACCGACCCGCTGGAGTACCGCCAGCGCAAGCACCCCGACCTGGACATCACCGAGCACGGCCTCACCCTGTGGGACCTGGAGCGCGACTTCGCGGTCGGCGGCTTCGCCGGCAAGTCGATGATGAAGCTGCGCGACATCCTGGGCGTGCTGCGCGACTCGTACTGCCGCACCACCGGCATCGAGTTCATGCACATCCAGGACCCCAAGCAGCGCAAGTGGATCCAGGACCGGGTCGAGCGCGGCCACTCCAAGCCGGAGCGCGAGGAGCAGCTGCGGATCCTCCGCCGCCTGAACGCGGCCGAGGCGTTCGAGACGTTCCTGCAGACCAAGTACGTCGGCCAGAAGCGCTTCTCGCTGGAGGGCGGCGAGTCCGTCATCCCGCTGCTGGACGCGGTGCTGGACGCGGCCGCCGAGGCCCGCCTCGACGAGGCCGTCATCGGCATGGCCCACCGCGGCCGGCTCAACGTGCTGGCCAACATCGTCGGCAAGTCCTACGCGCAGATCTTCCGGGAGTTCGAGGGCAACCTCGACCCGAAGTCGATGCACGGCTCCGGCGACGTCAAGTACCACCTGGGCGCCGAGGGCACCTTCACCGGCCTGGACGGCGAGCAGATCAAGGTCTCGCTGGCCGCCAACCCGTCCCACCTGGAGACGGTCGACCCGGTCGTCGAGGGCATCGCCCGCGCCAAGCAGGACATCATCGGCAAGGCGGGCACGGACTTCACCGTCCTGCCGGTCCAGCTGCACGGCGACGCGGCCTTCGCGGGCCAGGGCGTCGTGGCCGAGACCCTGAACATGTCGCAGCTGCGCGGCTACCGCACCGGCGGCACCGTGCACATCGTCATCAACAACCAGGTCGGCTTCACCGCGCCGCCGGAGTCCTCGCGCTCGTCGATGTACTGCACCGACGTCGCCCGGATGATCGAGGCGCCGATCTTCCACGTGAACGGCGACGACCCGGAGGCGGTCGTCCGCGTTGCCCGCCTGGCCTTCGAGTTCCGCCAGGCGTTCAACAAGGACGTCGTCATCGACCTGATCTGCTACCGGCGCCGGGGCCACAACGAGGCCGACAACCCCTCGTTCACCCAGCCGCTGATGTACGACCTGATCGACAAGAAGCGCTCGGTGCGCAAGCTGTACACCGAGTCGCTGATCGGCCGGGGCGACATCACCCTGGAGGAGGCCGAGCAGGCCCTGCAGGACTACCAGGGCCAGCTGGAGAAGGTCTTCACCGAGGTCCGCGAGGCCACCTCGGCGCCCGCGACGGCGGAGGTCCCGCCGGCGCAGGCCGAGTTCCCGGTCCCGGTGAACACCGCGATCTCCCAGGAGGTCGTCAAGCGGATCGCCGAGTCCCAGGTCAACCTGCCGGAGAACGTCACCGTCCACCCGCGCCTGCTGCCGCAGCTGCAGCGCCGCGCGGCCAGCGTCGAGGACGGCACGATCGACTGGGCCATGGGCGAGACCCTCGCCTTCGGCTCCCTCCTGATGGAGGGCACCCCGGTCCGCCTCTCCGGCCAGGACTCCCGCCGCGGCACCTTCGGCCAGCGCCACGCGGTGCTCGTCGACCGCGAGACCGGCGAGGACTACACCCCGCTGCTCTACCTCTCCGAGGACCAGGCGCGGTTCAACGTCTACGACTCGCTGCTCAGCGAGTACGCGGCGATGGGCTTCGAGTACGGCTACTCGCTGGCCCGCCCGGACGCGCTCGTCCTGTGGGAGGCGCAGTTCGGCGACTTCGCCAACGGCGCGCAGAACATCGTCGACGAGTTCATCTCGTCGAGCGAGCAGAAGTGGGGCCAGACGTCCGGCGTCACCCTGCTCCTGCCGCACGGCTACGAGGGCCAGGGCCCGGACCACTCCTCGGCCCGGATCGAGCGCTACCTCCAGCTCTGCGCCCAGAACAACATGACGGTCGCCATGCCGACGCTGCCGTCGAACTACTTCCACCTCCTGCGCTGGCAGGTCCACAACCCGCACCACAAGCCGCTCATCGTCTTCACCCCGAAGTCGATGCTGCGCCTGAAGGCCGCGGCGTCCAAGGCGGAGGAGTTCACCACCGGCGGCTTCCGCCCGGTGATCGGCGACGCCACGGTGAACGCGGCCGACGTCCGCAAGGTCGTCTTCTGCTCCGGCAAGGTCTACTACGACCTGGAGGCCGAGCGGCAGAAGCGCGGTGCCACGGACACCGCCCTCATCCGCATCGAGCGCCTGTACCCGCTGCCGGGTGCCGAGCTCCAGGCGGAGATCGCCAAGTTCCCCAACGCCGAGAAGTACATCTGGGCCCAGGAGGAGCCGGCGAACCAGGGCGCGTGGCCGTTCATCGCGCTGAACCTGATCGACCACCTCGACCTGGCGGTCGGCGCCGACATCCCGGCCCGCGAGCGCCTGCGCCGCGTCTCCCGCCCGCACTCCTCCTCCCCGGCGGTCGGCTCGGCCAAGCGCCACCAGGCGGAGCAGGCGGCCCTGGTCGCCGAGGTCTTCGACAGCTGA